The Microtus pennsylvanicus isolate mMicPen1 chromosome 5, mMicPen1.hap1, whole genome shotgun sequence DNA segment AGATCTTTCCCAAGCCCAGGAAGCTGGCAGGTTAGACAGGGACTTTCCGGACAATCGCGTCTGGGAAAACTATCCTCcattagtgttttgttttaaaccactcaaactttttaaaagagttaGGTTTTCTCTCCCACTTTAAAGAAAACAGCCCTGGCTGATTCAAACCTGCTAGGCTGTTGTCTGGAAAAAGTTGGGTATCTGAGATGTTTTTTCTGTTCTGCTAAATGCAGAAATACTCGCAGTGGGGAGCCACAGTTTATCCCGGAAGTAGGGTGTTAACGAATAGCTGTCACTGGGCAAAGGACCAGGACACTGATTAGCAGCCCGaatgattttctccaagaaaaaaGGTTGACTCCTCCTGCCTTGATTTGGGGGGCCACTAAACCAAATTCCTCACCACCGGATCTAGAAAACTCCCTTCTGGGGCCGACCCAGCCCTGCGCAAGGGTTTCGTTCAGGGCTGCTGGCCCCGGGCCACCCGCGCCGCGTCCCTGTCCCTACCAGGTTCACCGGGTGCACGTATCCGTTCTCGTAGCGGTCCTCCTGCAGCAGCTGGCGCAGGTGCGCGATGTAGCTGGAAGCCAGGCGCAGCGTGTCCAGTTTGGAAAGCTTGGTGTCGGGCGGCACCCagggcaggctggtcttgagtcTGGAGAAGGCTTTGCTCAGCACGCGCATCCGGGCCCGCTCGCGGGCGTTGGCGGCGTTCCGCTGCGACTGCTTGCACTCAGCGGCCGAGCCCTTGGGCGGGAGCGGCTTCTTTCCACCGCTGCCCGCACCGCCACCTGCGCCACCGGGGCCAGCCACACGGGGCCGCTTCCTCTTGCAGACCCCCGGGATGCCCGCGGCTTCCAAGGAGCGTGGCTCCTCTTCGCCGTCGGGGTCCTCCTCCTCCGCGGAAGAATTGTCGCTGGGCGAGACGTAGCCGCGCTCGGCACCGTGCAGAGGTGGCCTCTTGGAGGAGGGGGTCGGGTAGACCCGCTGCAGCCCTCTCACCTCCATGTCTTCGGGGTCACTCACCGAGCCGGTGGACATCGCCTAGTCCCCGGCGCCCGCGCGCGCCCGCCTTCCTCCTCCCCGGCCAGTCTCGCCAACTCCGGCTTCCGCTCACTGGAAGAGGATGGGGCGTGAGAGAGCTCAGAGGAGTAGCGGAGACCCGGGCCCGTGGCAAATCGGGTCCCCAATGAGCTGGGCTCTTGGAGCAGGCGCGACTGGCcgctgaccagccagcctgggGCTCTGAACTTGACTCAGGACCCAGAAGTACAGCCGCGAGCTGCGCCTTTTGACAGGACTATTTATCTGTACTCCTTGGGACAAACCACCCCTGGCAAAGTAGAGGGAGTTTGAAAGGGGAACAAGAGGTGGGACGGGGGCGTGGAAGGGGTGGGGATCATTTTTCTAAGCTGAGTGGTTAGTGGGGCGGGGGCAAGGGACGTCTGCGTAGAGCCCAGACTTGGGCCTCTAGACCCGACAATGACCCTAACTAAGAGTATCTGTGTGAGGTAAGTGAGATTTGAGGGTAAAACTGGAAAAAGACCTTGTTTCCACTCAACCCATTTATATCTGCAGGTGGTCTTAGCGGGCCCTTAAGAACCCCAGTGTACCCACCGCAGCTTCTTTCCCGGTTTGTTCCACGGGAACTGTCGTTGAGATGAACACACATGATGTGTGTTTGCTTATCCAAGGCTTCTCAGAGTGAGTGCAGAGGAAGGGCAGAAAACAAGGAGCGGCTTTAACATCCTATGAATgcttgacttatttttttttcctcctcaccTTCAAGATAGCCGTCTGATTCACGCAGCACTTTTTCTCCTTTGACTTGTTTTATCTCCAAACAGCATCTTCAGCGTACACGTTATTATGCCCCTCTTGCAATATCACTAACAACAAATACGTAGGACTCTGTGTTTAGCACTTCAGTTGCCACACGCCCACCCTCCCCACGTCACTCACCGAGATGTTATTTTCCACTGTTGTAAGAGTACCAAAGTGCGCGATTTCATTTTCCGCAACATAGTGCAATTGTAGACTATTTGAGGGAACCCATCACCATTTTAGGAGCAATTTCTTGGTTGCAGAATAGTAAGTCAGAACAATTGCCTTGCTAAAATTAAATTAGGAAAGAGTGAAGCAAAAGAGGAAAGACCAAAACCGATAATGAAGCAGCACCTTGAATTGCCTTGCATttcaactcaaaacaaaacaccttgcCTTCCCCAAGCCCAGCTGGAACAAAACAAGATTCTGGGCTTTTTTCTGAGGTTGGAGGCAATCACATTGTGTGCTGGGGCTCAGTTGTCCACTGTCCTTTTTGTGGTTTAAGGGTTCCAGATGAGGGTGGGGACAGGTAGATGCATGGGAGCCAGAAGCTGCCGGGCAAATTCTAGTCTTCACAGCAGAACCAATCCTGGAGCCCAGAACCTGGAGCACTGTAACAGGTGGCTAGCAGGGACTAATTTCAGCCCTCAGGAGTCAGTCACCTCATCCTGCAGGCCAAGCCTCCTCCTTAGGGatacccccctccacacacacaccctgctgcTTGCTCCTACTTCAGAAGTTGTCTTGTACATTTTGTCTTTGCTTGGGGTGCAGTAAGAGAGGTATTCATTATGAGACTACTCGGTAAAAGGGTCCTCTCTGCCTTCAGATTTGGGGGGCTGGGAAAATGCAGCTGTATTTAgcaaaaaatggatttttttttaaaaagactgctTGAACTTGGACTTGACTGTAGGCATGCCTGTCTAGGCTAAAGGAGGTGCgtagggttgggggtggggtcccCGCAGAGAGATGTAAAGCAGAGGTGTTGCCTATAGATGACTTGAAGCTATCACTATaatacatatgctcacacattAGGGGCAAGCATATAGGTTTTAAAACTCTGGGTTGTTTATACAGGTGCAGAACAAAGCCTTTCTTTAGAAAAGATTAATGGCGGGGAGCTCGCTGCATTTCTCTAAACAGTTGCAGAAACTGTGCCAGCCTCAGTGCTGAGGATCAAGGCTGCTTTCTTGTCCCTGCGGAAACTGGCTCATTTTCCAGAGTGctgcccttctcctctctcctcgcACCCagtccctctcctttccctccgcTCTCTCTTGTGAATGAAAACCCTCTACAAACCCTTATGGTTTCTACTacatttccatttcatttatctttccttttccattttgtttctgGTCTAGTAGTAgctccatcccttcctttctttagaCTGTACATGTGTGCGGGAGATCACGGACCGCCTCTACCTTTCGGATTAGTCTGCAGCTATAGTTTGCTGTAACATGTGCGCACTACCTGAGGCGTGTCCCCTATGTGTGCAGTAACTGAAGCTTGTCCCATGTGTGCACTATCTGATGCTTGTTCCCCGTGTGTGCACTATCTGACActtgtccctgtgtgtgcactatCTGATGCTTGTTCCCCATGTGTGCACTATCTGACACTTGTCCCTGTGTTTGCACTATCTGACGcttgtccctgtgtgtgcactatCTGACActtgtccctgtgtgtgcactatCTGACGcttgtccctgtgtgtgcactatCTGATGcttgtccctgtgtgtgcactatCTGACGcttgtccctgtgtgtgcactatCTGATTTGTCCCCTCTTCAGCCTTCACATGTTTGACTTTTCATCCTCCTTGCAGAATCACAAAGTACATGAGCATCACACTGTGAAGTCATCTATCCCGAGCATCACACTGTGAACCCATCTATCCCGAGCATCACACTGTGAACCCATCTATCCCGAGagcctttttttcttcattgttttggTGTTACCACACATTGTCGGTGAATAATGAATGAagcctttatttttgtcttactaAAGCACACACAATCAATTTCTATTTGCCTACACTTTAAAAGCTTATAGATTTGTAGCAGGCATATGCTATGGTCTCTTATGTGTATTCACAGGCTTGACAATTTTAGCAATATTTGTTCTAATTGTGCAGTGCTGGGTGAGTGGGGTTGGTGCTCCAATGTGAAAGAAACACGACTATATTTGAGTGTATTGGCTCATTCTTgacttctgctttttcttttggaaattttctcttatttatttatttatttatttatttatttatttatttatttttcagcctAAGTCTtcctatatagccctggctgacatGGTGCCTTTTACATACTCCAGACAGAAccatctttctgttttccctccATGGGGATGGCAG contains these protein-coding regions:
- the Msc gene encoding LOW QUALITY PROTEIN: musculin (The sequence of the model RefSeq protein was modified relative to this genomic sequence to represent the inferred CDS: deleted 1 base in 1 codon); this encodes MSTGSVSDPEDMEVRGLQRVYPTPSSKRPPLHGAERGYVSPSDNSSAEEEDPDGEEEPRSLEAAGIPGVCKRKRPRVAGPGGAGGGAGSGGKKPLPPKGSAAECKQSQRNAANARERARMRVLSKAFSRLKTSLPWVPPDTKLSKLDTLRLASSYIAHLRQLLQEDRYENGYVHPVNLTWPFVVSGRPDSTPKMFLQPTDSVELPLRGQQHS